The region AAATCGTCTCTGGTGACTCTCCTTGTTCAATCAATCGTGATACAAAAGGCATATCAGCAATACGTTTTTCAATTTCAGTAATCGTTTCCTCAGTGGCACCAGGCATAACTTGAATAACAAAGCCACCGGCGGCTTTTACTGTATCATCCGTATCAATTAACACACTCAATCCAACAGCTGATGGTACTTGTTCAGAATTTGCCAAATAATAAGTAAAATCCTCTCCTAATTCACCAGAGACAATCGGAACTTGTCCAGAAAATGGCTCCTTAAGTCCTAAGTCTTTGGTAACTGAAAATGAACCAGCGGTTCCCACTGCCCCACGCACATCAATCTTACCCTTTTCATTAAGTGGTAAGCTAACTTTCGGATTCTGAATGTAGCCTTTGACATCTCCACGTCCATTACTCCCCACAATAATTGCACCGGCAGGTCCATTACCTTGAATACGAACAGTAATAACATCCTCACCTTTATTCATCGCTCCTAACATCACAGTCCCAACCATAGCGCGTCCTAATGCCGCTGTTGATGTATTCCATGAATCATGACGGCGTTGTGCTTCGGCTACTGTATTTGTAGCATTCACCGCGTATGCCCTAATTTGACCCTCAAAACATAATGCTTTTAATAAATAATCTTTCATCTATTATCACCTTGCTCTTTATTTTATAGTCGTTCTAATATAGCATATTTTTACATTTATCTCTAATTTTCTCGAAAATAAAAAGTGGATTGCTCTTAGCAACCCACTTATTATATAACTATTTGTTAGTAAGCTTCAACTAGATAGACTTGTAAGTTACTCTTCCGTCTTTTCAACATCATCAGACTCGGCTGCTTGACTTGATGATACGTCTTCAGCTTTATTCATCTGTTGTGATTCGTCTTTTTCTTCTAACACTTTTTTAGCTTCTTTTTCTTCTAAAGCTTTTTTAGCTTCTTCAAATGTCCCTGCTTTTTCACTTGGAAACTGCTCATCAATCACATCTTGAGGCATAACACCTTCCTCAAATAATGATTTAATACTACGAGCATCTAACGTTT is a window of Vagococcus intermedius DNA encoding:
- the hslO gene encoding Hsp33 family molecular chaperone HslO, which translates into the protein MKDYLLKALCFEGQIRAYAVNATNTVAEAQRRHDSWNTSTAALGRAMVGTVMLGAMNKGEDVITVRIQGNGPAGAIIVGSNGRGDVKGYIQNPKVSLPLNEKGKIDVRGAVGTAGSFSVTKDLGLKEPFSGQVPIVSGELGEDFTYYLANSEQVPSAVGLSVLIDTDDTVKAAGGFVIQVMPGATEETITEIEKRIADMPFVSRLIEQGESPETILNRLLGDENVNFLTETPVQFKCDCSSEKIESALISVGKEEIQAMIDEDHGAEAVCHFCANKYQFSEDELKELLKEAN